In Oscillospiraceae bacterium, the following are encoded in one genomic region:
- a CDS encoding DUF370 domain-containing protein produces the protein MKMVNIGFGNMVSSARVVCLVSPDSAPVKRLVQDAKDSGRAIDVTCGRRTRSVIFTDSEHIILSAIQPETISNRLCGDADNAEDEDEAEQKG, from the coding sequence ATGAAAATGGTCAATATCGGCTTTGGAAATATGGTTTCCTCCGCTCGTGTCGTCTGTCTTGTAAGTCCTGATTCGGCTCCTGTTAAAAGACTTGTACAGGATGCCAAAGACTCAGGCCGCGCCATAGATGTTACCTGCGGACGCAGGACTCGTTCAGTGATTTTCACGGACAGCGAGCATATCATACTTTCCGCGATACAACCGGAAACAATATCAAACCGTCTGTGCGGAGACGCGGACAATGCGGAGGATGAGGATGAAGCAGAACAAAAAGGGTAA
- the gmk gene encoding guanylate kinase: MKQNKKGKILIISGCAGSGKGTVIRLLMEKHNNFQYSVSLTTRAPRDGEKEGVNYYFVTRERFTEAIKNGELVEYTEYCGNFYGTPKKMLYEKIGEGYTIILEIETDGAAQIMRLIDKNDLISVFLSPPTFTSLEERLKGRMTETEASITKRLETAKKEAHSAFLYDYIVINHDSRAKDAAETIFELCSDYHHESKLDYIEEDTLCPSFDEYINNFFKN; the protein is encoded by the coding sequence ATGAAGCAGAACAAAAAGGGTAAAATTCTGATAATATCCGGATGCGCCGGAAGCGGAAAAGGAACGGTTATAAGACTTCTGATGGAGAAGCATAATAACTTTCAGTATTCTGTATCTCTTACGACGCGCGCTCCGCGTGATGGAGAAAAAGAAGGCGTAAATTACTATTTCGTCACACGCGAACGATTCACCGAGGCGATAAAGAACGGAGAGCTGGTCGAATATACCGAATATTGCGGAAATTTCTATGGAACCCCCAAAAAGATGCTTTATGAAAAAATCGGCGAGGGATATACAATCATTCTTGAAATTGAAACCGACGGCGCCGCTCAGATAATGCGGCTGATAGATAAAAATGATCTGATATCCGTTTTTCTTTCCCCGCCAACCTTTACTTCTCTTGAAGAACGTCTGAAGGGCCGTATGACCGAGACCGAAGCTTCCATAACAAAGCGCCTTGAAACAGCGAAAAAAGAAGCGCACAGCGCTTTTCTTTACGATTATATAGTTATCAATCACGACAGCCGCGCAAAGGATGCAGCCGAAACGATTTTTGAATTATGCAGCGATTATCATCACGAATCGAAGCTTGATTATATCGAAGAAGATACACTTTGTCCGTCATTTGACGAATATATAAATAATTTTTTTAAAAATTAA
- a CDS encoding YicC/YloC family endoribonuclease, translating into MQAAQYIISSGDGYNMPKSMTGYGKSVVKTDSSEISFELKSVNNRFLDTSLHLPRTYSFAEDKIKKLISSKIARGKIDAYLNITRTESSDTLVTLDESLLRQYVAALKKIAALEGVKDDISVSTIARYSDIFTQTAAPENEENLFLLIEPAVSDAIDSFVGMRVFEGQRLYKDILSKLSELEEDVLTIEKLYPESVKSYYDRLFAKLSELLESRQIDQSRIVTEAAVFADRVSADEEITRLKSHIAQFISILKTENEPVGKKLDFLVQEMNREINTIGSKCNMLEITRLVIDVKSIIEKIREQIQNIE; encoded by the coding sequence ATGCAAGCGGCGCAATATATAATTTCCTCCGGGGACGGATATAATATGCCGAAAAGCATGACAGGCTACGGTAAATCCGTAGTAAAAACCGACTCGTCAGAAATTTCGTTCGAATTAAAGAGCGTGAACAATCGATTTCTCGATACCTCCCTTCATCTGCCGCGCACATATTCTTTCGCGGAAGACAAGATAAAGAAGCTTATTTCATCAAAAATCGCACGGGGAAAAATCGATGCTTATCTTAATATAACCCGTACTGAATCTTCCGACACGCTTGTTACTCTAGACGAATCTCTTCTGCGCCAATATGTTGCGGCTCTTAAAAAAATCGCTGCGCTTGAGGGAGTAAAGGACGATATTTCAGTTTCTACTATCGCAAGATATTCAGACATTTTTACACAAACCGCCGCGCCTGAAAACGAAGAAAACCTCTTCTTATTAATAGAACCAGCAGTTTCCGACGCCATTGATTCTTTCGTCGGAATGCGCGTTTTTGAAGGGCAAAGACTCTATAAGGATATTTTATCAAAGCTTTCCGAACTTGAAGAGGATGTTTTGACAATAGAAAAGCTATACCCAGAATCGGTAAAGTCATATTATGACAGGCTTTTCGCAAAGCTTTCCGAGCTTCTTGAAAGCCGTCAGATTGATCAGTCGCGGATAGTTACCGAGGCCGCGGTCTTCGCCGACCGGGTTTCTGCCGACGAAGAAATCACCAGATTAAAAAGCCATATTGCGCAGTTCATATCTATATTAAAAACAGAAAATGAGCCTGTCGGCAAAAAGCTTGATTTTCTTGTGCAGGAAATGAACCGCGAAATAAACACTATCGGTTCAAAATGCAACATGCTTGAAATAACGCGTCTTGTCATAGACGTTAAAAGCATTATAGAAAAGATACGCGAGCAGATACAAAATATCGAATAA
- a CDS encoding DNA-directed RNA polymerase subunit omega, with the protein MIYPPVDELCKNGCNRYILCIATSKCARKITEKYAPPANAKNSDEIVKSHHAILEEKPLVTAINKLYNNEYRIVIPDINV; encoded by the coding sequence ATGATTTACCCTCCAGTAGATGAGTTATGCAAAAACGGATGCAACCGTTACATTCTCTGCATCGCCACCTCAAAATGCGCAAGAAAAATAACCGAAAAATACGCTCCGCCGGCAAATGCAAAGAACAGCGATGAAATTGTAAAATCACACCATGCAATTCTCGAGGAAAAGCCTCTCGTTACAGCTATAAACAAGCTTTACAATAACGAGTATAGAATTGTAATTCCGGATATAAATGTATAA
- a CDS encoding sugar phosphate isomerase/epimerase, producing the protein MKMQIGAQLYTVRDFCRDLDGFESTLAQLSSMGFRSVQVSGTCAYQPEWLAEKLDKFSLICPLTHFNTDRILSETDAVIDAHRKFGCKNIGIGGMPDEFRGASDGAKRFSDKFMPAAKRMNERGGKLMYHNHAFEFQKFDGKTVLEKISELFPNDLLNFTLDTYWVQAGGGDAVEWLKKLSGRTECIHLKDMAYDGKSAVYAPVYEGNMNYDAIISTADSLGVKHAFIEQDECYGVDPFKCLEKSLNNIMKANIR; encoded by the coding sequence ATGAAAATGCAGATCGGAGCTCAGCTGTATACGGTTAGAGATTTTTGCAGAGATCTGGATGGTTTCGAGTCCACGTTGGCACAGCTTTCCTCAATGGGGTTCAGATCCGTTCAGGTTTCGGGGACATGTGCTTATCAACCGGAATGGCTCGCGGAAAAGCTTGACAAATTTTCGCTGATATGCCCGCTTACACATTTCAATACAGACAGAATATTGTCCGAAACAGACGCGGTGATTGACGCTCACAGGAAGTTTGGATGCAAAAACATTGGAATTGGCGGTATGCCGGACGAATTTCGCGGAGCTTCAGACGGAGCAAAGCGTTTCTCCGATAAGTTCATGCCTGCCGCAAAGCGGATGAACGAACGCGGGGGAAAGCTTATGTATCATAATCATGCTTTTGAATTTCAGAAATTCGACGGCAAAACTGTACTGGAGAAAATTTCCGAGTTGTTTCCAAACGACCTTTTGAATTTTACGCTAGATACTTATTGGGTCCAGGCCGGCGGAGGCGACGCCGTCGAATGGTTGAAAAAGCTGTCGGGAAGAACTGAATGCATACATTTAAAGGATATGGCATATGACGGAAAAAGCGCGGTTTATGCTCCTGTTTATGAAGGAAACATGAATTATGATGCGATAATATCAACCGCAGATTCACTCGGAGTCAAGCATGCTTTCATCGAACAGGACGAATGCTACGGAGTCGATCCTTTCAAATGCCTGGAAAAGAGTCTTAACAATATAATGAAAGCAAACATCAGATGA
- a CDS encoding beta-propeller domain-containing protein, with translation MKKNLFKRFLTPLALMLSLVMLITSCSNVANGIIPGISGQKTEKTNETNIPSSNAKDNEDTFKEVALPTSKDGAMATFTSLDQFKSFLLAGLNANGSPVTERTDGAAVDSKEAAAESPASPQAGGNDSVSHGETNVQVKGIDEADIIKNDGKYIYILSQNSGSISIVDAYPAGSMKVLSKISTSADNKYYYSMFVQGDKLILLYNEYQNPVANDTPAEKGTAVDAAEPAKSALSSAKMASDMCIMPIGRSLTGIDIYDISDRTAPKLSRSVKMEGGYVNSRVKDGVIYLITSKYNNLCYMTRENAAQLKDTDVLPVYFDSIKGADAIVIPATDIAFAPCDNYEYNSGITLITALELDSEDAPSVTSYVGNSYGTVYMSEENIYITQQTWANDKTYTTVHKFGVDKTDVKYLATGSVEGYPLNQFSADEYNGYFRIATTDWNSGNSLYVLDKDMKVVGSVTGLAKGEQIKSARFSGNTAYMVTFETTDPLYVVDLTNPSKPVIKGELKLPGFSSYLHPVGDNLIIGVGQSTAEQFYRDEKGNEIVTGFINTGLKASLFDVSDPENPKEISSLKLGGMGSWADFLYDHKGFIDITDKSMFAVRGTFTPNDSTNYAYEAAAKLVSYSRQDGLKLVSSFKGEDSYDTGNRITYIGDTLYHFTGRELVAYSFDGLVKQGSVEYSSYVVNDQVYDGVTEPAEKPYK, from the coding sequence ATGAAAAAGAATCTTTTTAAACGGTTTCTAACGCCTTTGGCATTGATGCTTTCTCTTGTTATGCTTATAACAAGCTGCTCAAATGTTGCGAATGGGATTATTCCCGGAATATCAGGGCAGAAAACAGAAAAAACAAACGAGACAAATATCCCAAGCAGTAATGCAAAGGACAATGAAGATACCTTCAAGGAAGTTGCTCTCCCGACATCCAAGGACGGAGCTATGGCCACTTTTACTTCACTTGATCAGTTTAAATCCTTCCTGCTCGCAGGCTTGAACGCAAACGGTTCACCTGTGACAGAGAGAACAGACGGGGCGGCAGTTGATAGCAAAGAAGCGGCGGCAGAATCTCCGGCGTCTCCTCAGGCGGGCGGCAATGACAGTGTCAGCCATGGCGAAACCAATGTCCAGGTTAAAGGTATCGACGAAGCGGACATTATCAAGAACGATGGCAAATATATCTATATTCTATCTCAGAACTCCGGCAGTATTTCAATTGTTGATGCATATCCCGCGGGCAGCATGAAGGTACTGTCGAAGATAAGCACAAGCGCTGACAACAAGTATTACTATTCTATGTTTGTTCAGGGCGATAAGCTTATACTTCTTTACAACGAATATCAAAATCCCGTAGCTAATGATACACCCGCAGAAAAGGGAACAGCAGTCGATGCGGCTGAGCCGGCAAAATCGGCGCTCTCAAGTGCAAAAATGGCTTCCGATATGTGTATTATGCCTATCGGACGCAGTCTTACGGGGATTGATATATATGACATATCCGACCGCACAGCGCCCAAGCTTAGCCGCAGCGTTAAGATGGAAGGCGGATATGTGAACTCCCGCGTCAAGGACGGCGTGATCTACCTTATTACAAGCAAATACAACAATTTATGCTATATGACACGCGAAAATGCGGCGCAGCTTAAGGATACGGATGTCCTGCCGGTTTACTTTGATTCGATCAAAGGCGCAGATGCAATCGTAATACCCGCGACGGACATAGCTTTCGCTCCGTGCGACAACTATGAATATAACTCCGGCATCACACTCATAACAGCTCTAGAGCTTGATTCTGAAGACGCACCGTCCGTCACTTCCTATGTGGGGAACAGCTATGGCACAGTATACATGAGTGAAGAAAATATCTACATCACTCAACAGACCTGGGCCAACGATAAAACCTACACAACCGTCCATAAATTCGGTGTTGACAAAACTGATGTTAAATACCTGGCCACAGGCAGCGTTGAGGGATATCCCCTTAATCAATTTTCGGCCGATGAATATAACGGCTATTTCCGTATAGCAACCACAGATTGGAATTCCGGCAACAGTCTTTATGTTCTTGATAAAGATATGAAGGTCGTCGGTTCAGTTACAGGCCTTGCAAAAGGCGAGCAGATTAAATCCGCACGTTTTTCCGGAAACACCGCATATATGGTTACCTTTGAGACAACTGATCCGCTTTATGTTGTGGATTTGACAAACCCATCCAAGCCGGTCATAAAAGGCGAACTCAAGCTCCCTGGATTTTCCTCTTATCTGCATCCCGTAGGCGACAATCTTATTATCGGAGTGGGACAGAGTACGGCAGAGCAGTTTTACCGTGACGAAAAAGGCAACGAGATTGTAACGGGCTTTATTAATACAGGACTCAAGGCGTCCCTCTTCGACGTATCTGATCCCGAAAATCCTAAGGAAATATCCTCCCTCAAGCTGGGCGGAATGGGCAGCTGGGCAGACTTCCTGTATGATCACAAGGGCTTTATCGATATAACTGATAAATCAATGTTCGCGGTGCGCGGCACGTTTACTCCCAACGACTCTACTAATTACGCCTACGAGGCTGCCGCAAAGCTTGTGAGTTATTCCAGACAGGACGGACTCAAGCTTGTAAGCTCCTTCAAGGGTGAGGACAGCTATGATACAGGCAACAGAATTACCTATATCGGCGACACGCTTTATCACTTTACCGGCAGAGAACTGGTCGCGTATTCATTCGACGGTCTTGTGAAACAAGGCTCCGTTGAATACAGCAGTTATGTAGTAAACGATCAGGTCTACGACGGCGTGACAGAGCCTGCTGAAAAACCTTATAAATAA
- a CDS encoding ComEC/Rec2 family competence protein has protein sequence MSRKKTVKAGVKAWYFVITAALIITALLFSENLIPTCLFCGNSGVTRDPLSSSTDEEILRVTFIDVGQADSILVECGESVMLVDGGNKNDGDTVVSVLKKHGIDNINYMVATHPHEDHVGGLSGVLNYATVKKAYCSYNEYDSSAFRNFKKYLDKQSLEITLPVCGTVFYLGKAKVTIIGPQRLYDSVNDNSIVLKLEYGDTSFLLMGDAGNDAEKDLIESGYDLSADVLKIGHHGSSDATSYVFLKEVMPDIAVISCGKNNDYGHPSESTLSRLADAQAKVYLTQNDGDIIIESDGTLLNVMLRKN, from the coding sequence ATGAGCAGAAAAAAAACCGTAAAGGCCGGTGTAAAGGCCTGGTATTTTGTTATCACCGCTGCGCTTATAATTACGGCGCTTCTTTTCAGTGAAAATTTAATACCGACGTGTCTTTTCTGCGGCAATTCAGGAGTAACCCGTGACCCTTTATCTTCGAGTACTGATGAGGAAATACTCCGCGTAACATTTATTGATGTCGGGCAGGCCGATTCCATTCTTGTCGAATGCGGTGAGAGTGTGATGCTGGTTGACGGCGGTAATAAAAACGACGGAGACACCGTAGTTTCGGTTCTGAAAAAGCACGGTATAGACAACATAAATTATATGGTCGCGACACATCCTCACGAAGATCATGTGGGCGGGCTTTCGGGAGTTCTCAATTATGCGACGGTAAAAAAGGCATATTGTTCGTATAATGAATATGATTCTTCTGCTTTCCGCAATTTTAAAAAATACCTAGATAAACAAAGCCTTGAAATCACTTTGCCTGTATGCGGAACCGTTTTTTATCTCGGAAAAGCAAAAGTGACGATTATAGGACCGCAAAGGCTTTACGATTCCGTGAACGACAATTCAATCGTATTGAAGCTGGAATACGGAGACACATCTTTTCTTCTGATGGGAGACGCGGGAAACGACGCTGAAAAAGACTTGATTGAATCCGGGTATGATCTCTCAGCCGATGTGCTGAAGATCGGGCATCATGGCAGCAGCGATGCGACCTCGTATGTCTTTCTGAAAGAAGTCATGCCGGATATTGCTGTCATATCATGCGGAAAAAACAACGATTACGGGCATCCGAGCGAATCAACATTGTCTAGGCTCGCGGATGCACAGGCAAAGGTTTATTTAACTCAAAATGACGGCGATATTATTATTGAAAGCGACGGAACATTGTTAAATGTTATGCTCCGAAAAAACTGA
- the priA gene encoding primosomal protein N' has product MYNAECDIFIFSSLPELDRPYTYAVREGINIFPGCVAAVPFGRSNNPAFGVVTEIRNVSSEDEINQNDKINLKDVLYTLDPIYSLSEIQLSLCRFLKDHLFATFSDCARAVLPPGAEAAVRSFYICGSELKSPENISFLSPLTDKKLMRIQGLNESYENLLLILNGAELTENSFSKNAAEYLIRKKLLARKAVLSYASSEKSAKFIRLSNPCNFVDNIDILSDKHVKKAAVYAQAAKYLSICGIEGIPLSEFLKQFGISYSGLSTMSRFYPVETFEKRLFRPTYIHPSQDENITQEFILNAEQEKAAASLGEMLDSGVASCALLHGVTGSGKTMVMLSLIDRALKSGKGVIMLVPEIALTGRASRLLLSRYGDKVAVIHSGLSDGERFDEWTLTKTGKKTVVLGTRSSIFAPVQNLGLIIIDEEHDQSYKSDTRLKYHARDVARFLCAKCGALLLLSSATPDIESYYKAETGKYRLLNLTERFNASPMPDAEISDIRNDIAESPDKLIGARLGTAIRETLSRGEQIILFMNRRGYRHYMMCRYCGGIILCPNCSVSMTLHNPDFGGESRLMCHYCGYTEAPPEQCPSCGHKALMFFGYGTQKLEEQLKTEFTSAHIIRMDSDTVTKKHSHDEILSDFKSGKADILIGTQMVAKGHNFPNVTLVGIVSADSSLYLSDYRAYEQTFSLLTQVIGRAGRAELSGRAIIQTMNPDHEIIRLAASQDYLKFYKGEIAVRKALLYPPFCEICALILSGQDEKFVKESATYTDSLLGDLIKSDFTDVKLIAYGPFEAMPYKLNNTFRLKFVFKLKSDRRTREYLNLILSLFAKSKYKSVIITIDMNPGII; this is encoded by the coding sequence ATGTATAACGCGGAATGCGATATTTTTATTTTTTCTTCGCTTCCTGAGCTTGACCGACCATATACCTATGCCGTCCGGGAAGGAATAAATATTTTCCCGGGATGCGTCGCCGCTGTTCCGTTTGGGCGAAGCAACAATCCGGCTTTCGGCGTGGTAACCGAAATCAGAAACGTATCCTCTGAAGACGAAATAAACCAAAACGATAAAATAAATCTCAAGGATGTCTTGTACACACTTGATCCGATATATTCTTTATCAGAAATACAGCTTTCTTTGTGCCGATTTTTAAAGGATCACCTGTTTGCGACCTTTTCCGATTGCGCGCGCGCCGTATTGCCGCCAGGTGCGGAGGCGGCCGTGCGCAGTTTTTACATTTGCGGATCTGAGCTTAAATCTCCGGAGAATATTTCTTTTCTTTCACCGCTTACTGATAAAAAGCTGATGCGCATACAAGGGCTGAATGAATCATATGAAAATCTGCTTTTAATATTGAACGGAGCCGAACTCACCGAGAATTCATTTTCCAAAAATGCCGCCGAATATCTTATCCGTAAAAAGCTTTTGGCACGCAAAGCAGTGCTTTCATATGCTTCTTCTGAAAAGAGTGCGAAATTCATTCGCCTTTCCAATCCATGCAATTTTGTTGACAATATCGATATCTTATCAGACAAGCATGTGAAAAAAGCCGCTGTATATGCCCAAGCCGCAAAATACCTTTCAATATGCGGAATTGAAGGTATACCGCTGTCCGAATTTTTAAAACAGTTCGGAATCAGTTATTCCGGTCTGTCAACCATGAGCCGGTTTTATCCGGTGGAAACATTTGAAAAACGCTTATTCAGACCGACATATATTCATCCCTCTCAAGACGAAAATATCACTCAGGAGTTTATTTTAAATGCCGAGCAGGAAAAAGCCGCAGCTTCTTTAGGAGAAATGCTAGATTCCGGCGTCGCTTCCTGCGCGCTTTTACACGGAGTCACCGGAAGCGGAAAAACCATGGTCATGCTTTCGCTTATCGACCGTGCTTTAAAATCCGGAAAAGGTGTTATAATGCTCGTTCCGGAAATAGCGTTGACAGGCAGGGCTTCACGGCTTTTGCTTTCACGATATGGCGACAAAGTCGCAGTCATTCATTCGGGATTGTCCGACGGCGAAAGATTTGATGAATGGACGCTTACTAAAACCGGTAAAAAGACCGTCGTGCTAGGGACAAGAAGCTCAATTTTCGCTCCTGTTCAAAATCTCGGGTTGATAATCATTGATGAAGAACACGATCAAAGCTATAAATCCGATACACGCCTAAAATACCATGCCAGGGATGTCGCCAGATTTTTATGCGCAAAATGCGGCGCGCTGCTGCTGCTTTCCTCCGCGACTCCGGATATAGAAAGTTATTATAAAGCCGAAACGGGTAAATACAGGCTCTTAAATCTGACTGAGAGATTCAATGCTTCGCCGATGCCGGACGCGGAAATATCCGATATAAGAAACGATATTGCGGAGTCTCCCGATAAGCTTATCGGCGCAAGGCTCGGCACAGCAATAAGAGAAACGCTTTCCCGGGGCGAACAGATTATTCTTTTTATGAACCGCAGAGGTTACCGTCATTATATGATGTGCCGATACTGCGGAGGTATAATTCTCTGCCCCAACTGCAGCGTTTCAATGACGCTTCATAACCCCGATTTCGGCGGTGAAAGCCGCCTGATGTGCCATTATTGCGGATATACCGAGGCTCCTCCAGAGCAATGCCCCTCCTGCGGTCACAAGGCGCTTATGTTTTTCGGTTACGGTACCCAAAAGCTTGAAGAACAGCTTAAAACTGAATTTACTTCCGCGCATATAATTCGAATGGATTCAGATACGGTAACCAAAAAGCATTCTCACGATGAAATACTGTCGGATTTTAAATCCGGGAAAGCGGATATACTCATAGGTACTCAAATGGTGGCAAAAGGTCATAATTTTCCTAATGTCACTCTTGTCGGGATCGTTTCCGCGGACAGCTCGCTTTATTTATCCGACTACCGGGCATATGAACAGACTTTTTCTCTTTTGACACAGGTAATAGGTCGAGCAGGGCGCGCGGAGCTTTCAGGACGGGCAATAATCCAGACCATGAATCCGGATCATGAAATAATCCGTCTCGCGGCCTCGCAGGATTATTTAAAATTTTACAAGGGTGAAATTGCCGTCAGAAAAGCTCTTTTATATCCTCCATTCTGTGAAATATGCGCGCTTATTTTGTCCGGACAGGATGAAAAGTTCGTAAAGGAAAGCGCGACATATACAGATTCTCTTCTCGGCGATCTGATAAAATCGGATTTCACCGATGTTAAGCTGATCGCTTACGGACCGTTTGAAGCTATGCCGTACAAGCTCAACAACACCTTCCGCCTTAAATTTGTTTTCAAGCTTAAATCCGACCGCAGAACACGTGAATATTTAAACTTGATATTATCTTTATTCGCAAAATCGAAATATAAATCAGTCATAATTACGATAGATATGAACCCCGGCATTATTTAA
- a CDS encoding signal peptidase I — MNNQRKLTTAEELKDLRLELLRAKSPEYAGEIRRKAVKRMLQNFAFALVMVFLAGILAQIIYVKRTGAAPSVFDFYIYRIETPSMDPTLPVGSIIISHRPSGLKAIKIGTVVTFITAGGERVTHRIVDVVKDDTGRMCYRTKGDNPINSVDLKMLYYSNIEAVLLFKIPML; from the coding sequence ATGAATAACCAAAGAAAATTGACAACGGCTGAGGAGCTTAAAGACTTGCGTCTGGAGCTCCTCAGAGCAAAATCTCCCGAATATGCGGGAGAGATACGCCGCAAAGCCGTAAAGCGCATGTTACAGAATTTCGCCTTCGCGCTCGTCATGGTTTTTCTTGCAGGTATTCTCGCACAGATCATATACGTTAAGCGCACCGGGGCTGCGCCCAGCGTGTTCGATTTTTATATCTACAGAATAGAAACGCCGAGTATGGATCCTACATTGCCTGTCGGGAGCATCATTATTTCTCACAGGCCGTCGGGTTTAAAGGCTATAAAAATTGGCACCGTCGTCACATTTATAACTGCTGGCGGCGAACGTGTGACTCATCGAATCGTAGACGTTGTAAAAGACGATACGGGCAGGATGTGTTATCGAACAAAGGGCGACAATCCCATAAACTCCGTTGATCTTAAAATGCTTTACTACTCAAATATAGAGGCGGTACTGCTGTTTAAGATCCCGATGCTGTGA
- a CDS encoding S26 family signal peptidase: MIYTKKHLDSLLSCSYIERELGKRQLMYISVFLGIVTIALHSLLETVSESVITEIFPQIMLPSYYTIAFKYNLIAYVFFFILFMYKYNSLTFAQINKNKWYLLKKMNHSIDSMIILKIINTTLTVATIYTLGFIVTMVMALLFKYTFILGYLLSLYIVGLIDILMLVWSAMFISLFIKKRRFAVLCMICFEAAMILLQNLTGYSQLIKDRYLMTFTGNLFDIKISSYTFIICTLLVGTTTASCIFAKNHSAFYFNSNSHEAENAAMRDYKTNKLTLNDKNKSSSFIGKSFSILLKTILMILIAVSIGGNVFILVLAMGSSTKEFSIGGYIPYIVQSTSMENSIYKNDLVLFKRVDTSSPIEIGSVVIFREEGTVYIEQVTGCDKNIYTVDITNYPEFVTDKLMEKEVYRDKIYGILYKTNRWIGAFVLFANTFFGRILLFVIPVLLIFFSKQLAEFIKRFFTQNNGKTEKQII; encoded by the coding sequence ATGATATATACAAAAAAACACCTTGATTCACTTCTGAGCTGCTCTTATATTGAACGTGAGCTCGGAAAAAGACAGCTGATGTATATAAGTGTTTTTTTGGGCATAGTGACAATAGCTCTGCATTCGCTCCTGGAAACTGTGTCGGAAAGCGTTATAACAGAAATATTTCCTCAGATAATGCTTCCGAGCTATTACACGATAGCCTTTAAATACAACCTTATAGCATATGTTTTTTTCTTTATACTGTTTATGTATAAATACAATTCGTTGACTTTTGCCCAGATAAATAAAAACAAATGGTATCTGCTTAAGAAGATGAATCACAGCATAGATTCGATGATTATTTTAAAAATAATAAATACGACCTTGACTGTTGCCACAATATATACTCTCGGATTTATTGTTACGATGGTGATGGCATTATTATTTAAATACACGTTTATTCTGGGATATTTATTATCATTATATATTGTAGGGCTTATCGATATACTTATGCTTGTATGGAGCGCGATGTTTATTTCGCTTTTTATAAAGAAAAGACGGTTTGCCGTACTGTGCATGATATGCTTTGAAGCAGCTATGATTTTGCTTCAGAATCTAACGGGGTATTCACAGCTGATCAAAGACAGATACCTGATGACTTTTACGGGTAATCTTTTTGATATAAAAATTTCTTCCTATACTTTTATTATTTGTACTTTGCTTGTCGGCACAACAACGGCATCCTGTATATTTGCCAAAAATCATTCAGCGTTTTATTTTAATTCCAATTCGCACGAGGCTGAAAACGCGGCAATGCGAGATTATAAAACAAATAAGCTTACGCTCAATGATAAAAATAAATCGTCATCATTTATCGGAAAATCGTTTTCAATTTTATTAAAAACAATATTAATGATATTAATTGCGGTTTCTATCGGAGGAAATGTTTTTATATTGGTGCTTGCCATGGGTTCATCGACAAAAGAATTTTCTATCGGCGGATATATTCCGTATATAGTTCAGTCAACATCAATGGAAAATTCTATATATAAAAATGATCTTGTTCTGTTTAAACGGGTTGATACCTCCAGTCCGATAGAAATCGGATCGGTTGTGATATTCCGCGAGGAGGGAACAGTTTATATCGAGCAGGTGACCGGCTGTGACAAAAACATATATACTGTTGATATAACAAATTATCCGGAATTCGTGACAGATAAATTAATGGAAAAGGAAGTATATCGCGATAAGATATACGGAATTTTGTATAAAACGAACAGATGGATCGGAGCGTTTGTATTATTTGCAAATACGTTCTTTGGCAGAATACTGCTTTTCGTAATACCTGTTTTATTGATATTTTTCAGCAAACAGCTTGCGGAGTTTATTAAAAGGTTTTTCACTCAGAATAATGGCAAGACAGAAAAGCAAATTATATGA